AAGTGTTTTTGTCGACTCTTCTATCTTCTGAAGCGTTTCGTGATGACTAATGGAATCCTTATAAATCGTAATTTGTCGTTTGATATTCTCCATTTGTTCAATTTGATCGGTTTCATTATAAGATGTAAGAATTTCTTCAATTCGAGAAATTTCTTTAGACAACTCGTCAATAGTTTTATTCAAAAGTTCCCGTGTTTTTTTTAGTTCTCGATTTTTGGTTAGTAAATCTTCTTTTTCCAAATTAAACTTTTTTAGTTCATTGGATTGTGCTGCGTGAACGGCTACAGCTATTTCCCTGTCACGGATTTGTTCTTCCAATGAAGTCAGTTCTCGTTCATATTCCTGCATTTGTTCATGGCCATGTTTCAATTCGAGTTCCAGTTCTGTTTCGAATTTAGAACGCATTCGCAGTTGTTCAGCAACAGCCTTTTCAGTCTGTTGCTTCCAATTGAGTGCAACATTTTCCTCTATGAACTTTTTGCCTTCTTCTTCAATGCTTTCCGTTCTGCCGTAACGTAAAATCCGGATATCTTGATGGGATAGTAATCTACCAAGTGCGTTGTCGACCGCAAGATTTGCTTGGGAGGCTACAAGAGTACGCAGTCCCGCCTTTACATTTTGATGGCAAATTTCAGAAATCACCGTAGTTTTTCCTGTCCCAGGAGGTCCTTGAATCACATATAAATCATTTGATGTCATTGCGCCAGTAACTGCTTCTTGTTGAAATTCATTGAGTTGATTATGAAAAACTAAGTCTTTCTGTTGTTTTGATATCCTCACGACGGGACGTTCTTCAAATAGAACTTTCTCCAAATTCGCATTCGCAGCAAGACCGTCTTGTAAATCTTTAAACCCTTTTCGCAACCTCTTAACCTGACTAAGTTCAGAAAAGTTACTGAAAATGACTTCTTTAAAATTCCACGGTTGCCACTCATTCTTTCTTGCTAACTCTTGATATTTTCGATTTAATTCAATTTCAACAATTTTCTTAGAGCGATTCGTGTTAACTACTGAACCTATTTCATTTTGAATTCCTTTCAATCTGACAGTAAAATTGTTGATTGCTTTCCATTCATTATTTTTCAATCCGGTACAGATCACTTGCAGTCTATTAAAATCCGCGTTTAGGCTTGCACCAGAAAAAACAGATGTTATATCTGCAACATCCGCATTCCTTTCTTGAATAGCCAAATAGCCTTCCCAGCTGGAAATTCTTTTACGAACATATTCTGAACGTTCTTCCGCGATAGGTAATTCGCGGAGACGCGTATACAATTCAATTGGCATTGGTGTACCAAGTCGTTGATTCACAAGAAATTTAAGTCGCACGGGCAAGCGTCGATTTGTTCGGACAGGCTCTCTCCTGCCTCGTACATGAAAACCTGTTGCCAGGAAACCTTCATTCTTATAGACACATTCCATAACCGCTACCCGGTTATCGATTTTTTCAGCCAATGCAGCGTTTGTTTCATTATCAAAGAATATGGAAAATGACATATTTCCGTGTCTGTTTTCCGGCCTTTTTTCAATATGAATATCAAAGGCTTCTTGCATTGAAAAGAAGCTTTGCTCATTTTTAACAAATTTCATCATTCTGTTACGCGCATTATTTGTAATCCCTAGATTGCACTGCATTGTTTGTAGGGTTAATCCTTGATTCATTTGCATCCTACTTTCTAAAAAACGATAAAAGTCAGTATCCCGAATCGGGATGACTGACTTTTATATAACCTACTTTAATTATAGTGTACTTTTACAATGTTGTTAAGCGTATTAGCAATATGTTGAGGAATTCTGATATAATAAAGAAATAGACAGTAATATTGAAACTTTCCACTAACTCGGAACAACAAAATTGAGAGGGGTAATCGAATTGAGTCCTGATGCTAAATTACAAAAAGAAGCCATGCATGTATTGAAGTTAACAAGTAGGACATTCTATATTCCAATTAAATTATTAAATCCTACCTTGCGCAAAATTGTTGGTTCTGCTTATTTATGTATGCGCGCTATCGATGAAATTGAAGATCACGAAGAATTGCAATCCGAGACCAAACAACGTTTATTGCGAACTACGAGCGAATTATTAAAAACAAAATTTGACGATGTTGCTTACAAACAACTTTTACATCCTTATGAAAATATTTTACCGGAAGTTACATTGCGACTAGGCGATTGGCTATCAATATGTCCAACGATTTTTCTCGATAAAGTTCAGGAATCCACAAGCATCATGGCAGATGGAATGGCCAAATGGGTAGAAAAAGACTGGCTTGTAAAAACCAAAGAGGATTTGGATGAGTACACATACTACGTCGCCGGCTTGGTAGGCGTCATGCTATCTGACATTTGGCAGCTATTTGACGGGACAAAAACGGATCGGGAATTAGCGATTGCATATGGACGCGGTCTGCAAGTCGTTAATATGTTGCGTAACCAGGAAGAAGATGCTGATCGCGGCGTTCATTTTATTCCCGATGGTTGGACGCGTGCAGATATGTTTCAGTATGCTGAATTGAATTTAAATAGGGCTGAAGACTATATTGATTCGATTACGACTAAGAACATTCTCTTATTTTGTAAAATCCCGCACACTTTAGCGAAAAGAACACTCAATGCTTTAACCGGCGGCAAAGAAAAAATGAACCGTACTGAAGTTGAAACGACAGTGAATGAAATAGTAAATAGTTTATAAATAGTTTGCGTCATTTCTAACGAATCGTAAAAAACGGACCGAGTGTATAAGCACAGCACTCGGTCCGCAATCTACAAGGGAATCTATCCAACTAGTTCCATAAGATAAGTAACAAGTATTCCAAGAATGATACCAACGACAAGAGTTACTCCAAAAATTACCGTGCGTTTCAATTCCCCATCCTTTCGAATTTGATTGCTAATACTAGTCTATGACAAGCTATCAAACCTATTCGAAAGATAATAAAAAC
This genomic window from Sporosarcina sp. Marseille-Q4063 contains:
- a CDS encoding squalene/phytoene synthase family protein; the protein is MSPDAKLQKEAMHVLKLTSRTFYIPIKLLNPTLRKIVGSAYLCMRAIDEIEDHEELQSETKQRLLRTTSELLKTKFDDVAYKQLLHPYENILPEVTLRLGDWLSICPTIFLDKVQESTSIMADGMAKWVEKDWLVKTKEDLDEYTYYVAGLVGVMLSDIWQLFDGTKTDRELAIAYGRGLQVVNMLRNQEEDADRGVHFIPDGWTRADMFQYAELNLNRAEDYIDSITTKNILLFCKIPHTLAKRTLNALTGGKEKMNRTEVETTVNEIVNSL